Genomic DNA from Acidisoma sp. PAMC 29798:
CATTCACCGGCCGCCGCATCATACTGCGCGCCGACGCAGGAGGATGAGGTCCAGTAATTCAGCTCCATCACCTTGGCATAGGCTTCGAGCCAGTCGCCCATCTTGTCCTTCGGCGAATAGACCGGCCAGTCGTCCGGGAAGGGCAGATACGGCATGTGGTCGTACCAGACCGGATCATGCAGGCAGAGCGACTTGTAGCGCTGGCGCCAGGAGTCGCCGGCATGGGCATTGCGATCGATGATGATCGTCGGCACGCCGAGGCGCTTCAATCGGGCGCCAAGGGCGAGGCCACCCTGGCCGCCGCCGATGATCAGGCAATAGGGCTGGCGTGTGATCCCCAGCGTTTCTTCCTCCGCCGTCTTGCGTTCGAGCCAAGTGGTGCTGCCGCGACGCACGCCATGCTCGGCACCGAGGGGCCGGGTGCGGCCCTTTTTCTCCTCATGCCCCTTCAAGGACTCCATCGACGTCAGCAGCGTCCAACACAGCCCGTCCCGCAGCCTGACATGGGCGATGCCCGTGGCGACGGCCGTTTCGAACGTGAACCAGCCAGAGACGGTGCCATTCTCCTCCTGAGATCCGTCCTTGGGAAGAAGGGTATGGGGCTGCACGTCTTGCAGCCGCGCCTGCAACATCGCAGCGATCGCGGGCCGCCCCTCCGTCGTGTGGATATTCCAGGTGAAGGCGACCAAATCACGCCAATAGGCCTTGTCCTCGAATAAAACGGCCGTAGCCTCGGCGTCATTGCGCTCAAGCGCCGCGCCGAAAGCCGAGACCCAGTCCGCCAATGCCGATTGCGCAATGGTCTGGCTCATGCCCGTCTCTCCCTCGTTTTTTATTGTCCTATTGGTGCCATGCGGGGGCACGGGCGTCCATCGCGCGCCGGCGCGCGTTGCGGCGACCTGCCAGGACGGCCATATCTGGCGCATGACCACGCGCTATGGGCTCGAAATTCGCGCCGCCACCGGCGCTGAGGCGCCGGGCCTGGCCGAGCTTCTGGCCGCCGGCGGCCATGCGGTCGCGCCACGCCTTCTGGCAGACCGGCTTGACGCCATCCGCCAGGGTGCGGGCACCGCCTTGGTCGCGCTGGAGTGGGGTCCGCCCAGCGGCGTGATCGTGCTCCATTGGTATCAAACGCTGGAGGCCGCTTTACCGGTCGCCCTGATCACCACGCTTCTGGTCGCGCCCGAGGCGCGGCGCCGGGGCATTGGCCGGATGTTGGTCAAGGCGGCGGCCCAGGCGGCACGGGTCGCCGGTTGCGGCGCTTTGGAGCTTGCGGCGCTGCCTGATCAGACGGAGTTGGAGGCCTTTTGCCGCGCCACCGGCTTCATCGAAGCGGGACCCCGATACCAGCGCGTGCTGCGCAAGAACGCTACGCTATAGCGCATCACCGCCGTGATCATGCTTTAAGCGGCCACGATGATCAATTTCTCCCCTGCTGAAGCCGCGATCGAAGCGGCGAACCTCACCGTCGAAACCCATGAAATGGCGCGGTTGGAGCGTCTGGTGGCCCGGCGGCTGCCCGCCGACCGCGAGGCCGTGCGAGACGCGCTGTGCGAACTGCGTCGCAAGGGCTGGGTGTCCCGGCTGTATGACACCTCCCAGCGCGAAGGCCGCTACTGGGTTCTGCGCGAAGACGCGGTCGCGGCGGCGGCCGGCATCCAGGACCCGGCGGTCGATGACGCGACGCTGCGTGAGGCGCTCGATGCGGTGATGCTGACGCGGCTGAGGGGTTTCGCCGCAGAGCCGGGGCAGGCTCTGGACCTCGCCTTGACTGAGCTGTTCGATTCCGGCGGCCGTATTCTGACCGCGCCCCAGCATGAGGCGCTGGCCCAAACCGTCGCGCGCGCCTTCGATCTGCTGCCGGATGCGCCCTTCGTGCTCGCCGCGCTGCGGGACGAGGAGGTGCGCCGTCGCGAGCGCCGTGACGCCGAAACGGCCGCGCGTGCCGGCCGGCGGGAAGAGGTTCAGCGGCTGCGCGATTGGGAACGCAGCCTGGTCGAGTTCAAGGATGTGCCGGCCCTGCTGGGCTGCACGATGAAGGAAGCGCTGCGCTGGATCGCGGCCAATCGCTTGCCGGTGGCGCGGCGGATTCCGCAAAAGGGTGGCGAGCGCTGGGAATTCGACCCGGTGGCGCTCGCGCCCTTACGCGTGGAGATCGCCCGCTGGCGGCAGGAGGAGCAGGGGCCCCAAATCGGGATCGGGGGCGGTATCGGCGCCCCGGCCATTCGCTCGGGCAAGGCCGCCAATGCGGCCATCGCGCGCGTTGCGGCGCTCGACCGCTATGCCGCGCATTTCTCCACCGCGCGGGCCATCGAGCGGCGGATCACGCTGGTCACCGGCCCTACCAATAGCGGCAAGTCGCATCTCGCCCTCGATCGCCTGGCCGGTGCCACGAGCGGCTTGGCCTTGGCGCCGCTGCGTCTGCTCGCCCACGAATTCCGTGAGGCGCTTGCCACGCGCGGCGTGGTCGCTTCGCTTGCCACGGGTGAGGAGCGGATCACCGAACCGGGCAGCCGCCATCTGGCCGCGACGGTGGAGATGTGCCCGCTGCACAACCCGGTCGAAGTGGCGATCGTCGATGAGGCGCAGATGCTCTACGACCCCGATCGGGGCGCCGCCTGGACGGCCGCGATCATGGGTGCGCCGGCGCACCATGTCTTCGTGCTGGGCGCGCCAGATTGCGCGCCGATGGTGCGGCGCATCGCGGCGCTTTGTGGCGATCCGCTGGATGAGATCACGCTGCTGCGCAAAGGCCCGCTGGTCGCGGCGAGCGAGGCCGTGCCGCTCGCCAGCCTCGGCGTGGGTGACGCCGTGGTCGCTTTTTCCCGGCGGGAAGTGCTGGATTTGCGGGCGGCGCTGCAGGCCAAGGGCAAGCGCGTCGCCGTGGTCTATGGCGCGCTGAGCCCTGAGGTGCGGCGGGCCGAGGCCGCGCGCTTCAACAGTGGCGAGGCCGATATTCTGGTCGCGACGGACGCGATCGGCATGGGCCTGAACCTCAATATCCGCCGCGTGGTGTTTGGCGCCTTACGCAAGTTTGACGGCACGCAGAGCCGGGACCTGCTTGCGCAGGAGGTGAAGCAGATCGGCGGCCGGGCCGGGCGCTATGGCAAGCATGAAACCGGCATCGTCGCCGTGCTGGCAGGGGCCGGCAGCCCGAGCTTCGTGCGGCAGATGCTCGCGGCGCCGATGGCCGAGCCCGGCGATCTGCGGCCCTTGGTGCAGCCGGACGCGGATATCGTGCGTGCCGTCGCGGCTGAAATCGGCTCCGACAGTCTGTTCGGCGTGTTGGCGCGCATCCGCCGGGCCGTGCTGCGGCGGGACGACCCGAATTACCGCCTCGCGGATATGAGCCAGGCCTTCGCCGTGGCGACGGCGCTGGAAGGTGTCGCCGGCCTCGATCTACAACAGCGCTGGACTTATGCGATGTGCCCGATCGACGAGCGCGACCATGGCATCCCGCGCCTCGCGACCTGGGCCGCCGAGCATGGCGCCGGTCGCGCCGTGCCGCCGCCCTCGACCGGGCGTCTGCCGCCGCCGGAGCGCGCGTCGCGGGAGGAGTTGGAGCGCGCCGAGAAGCGGCACAAGCGGTTGGTGGCCTGGCGCTGGCTGGCTTTGCGCTTCCCCGATGCCTATCCCGAGCATGCCGAGGCGGAAGCGCTGACCGCGCAACTCGACACCTGGATCGAAGCGGTGCTGCGGCAACAGCGGCGCACCAAAGGCACGTCGAATATGTAATGATGCCGCGTCATCCGCCCTAAGTACTTTCCGAGCCTGCCGCGAGGACCACCAAGCGCCTAGACCCCCCTGTGCGGACCGAGCCTTCGGTTCGCCGATCACGGGGAGAAATCCGTCTTGCTGAAGATCATCTTGGATGCGCTGGTGCCGGTCTTTTTTGGCATGGGTCTCGGTTATATTGGCGGCTGGACACGCGATCTCGACAACAAGCATGTCGGCGAACTCAATGCCCTGGTCATGGACTTCGCAGTTCCGGCCGCGATTTTCGCGACCGTGGTGCAGGCCTCGCGCAGCACCTTGTTCCAGCAATTGCCCTTGGCCGGCATCCTGTCGCTGTCGATGGTCATCCTCTATGTCCTGACCTACGTCATGGTGCGCCGCGTATGGCATGTGCCGGCCGGTGAGGCCTCGGTTCAGGCGCTCACGACGTCGCTGCCGAATTACGCCTCGGCCGGCCTACCGCTGATCGCGGCCTTGCTCGGCGCCGCCCATCTGGTGTCGGTCGCCGTGGCCATCGCCTGCGGCTCCATCGTCGTCTCCCCCATCACCCTGATCATTCTTTCGCGAAGCTCGCAGAAGCCGGGGCAGGGCAGCATCGGGCAGGCATTCCTCGCCACCTTCAAGAAGCCTATCGTTCTGGCACCACTGATCGCGGTTGCTTTCGTGTTGACAGGCGTAGGATTGCCCGAGCCGCTGCAGCGCTCCTTCTCCCTCATGGGGCAGGTGGGTGGCGGTGCGGCCTTGTTCCTGACCGGCCTCATTCTCTCGGCACAAAAGGTCCGGCTGAGTGGCAGCGTCAGTCTCCAGACCCTTTTCGCCAATGTCGCCCATCCGTTGCTCGCGGCCGGGCTAGCCTGGATCTTCGCGGTGTCGCCCTTGACGGCGCGGGAGGCGATCGTGCTGTCGGCGCTTCCCGTGGGCTTCTTCGGCATTCTGTTCGGGTTGCGCTTCGGCGTGGCCTCCGACGTGGTCGGCACCACACTGATCGCGAGCACGCTGCTCAGTGCCGTCACGCTTGCGGCGGCAATCTATTTCACGGCCGGCATGGGCTAGCGGCGACCATTTCCAGGCCGCGTTCTTGTTGGAATTATAACGGGAGTTGAACCACATGGCCGAATGGCAAACCGAACGGACGGCCCGTGACGCGCGACTGGCGGCGGGTAAGGTTTTCGCGAAGGGCAAGATGGTCGCGCCTGCGGATGTGACCAAGCTGCTCGAAGCGGTGATCCGTACCGGCGATCGCGTCTGTCTTGAGGGCGACAACCAGAAACAAGCAGATTTCCTGGCCGAGGCGCTTGTGAAAGTCGATGTCGCGCGCATCCACGATCTGCATATCGTGCAATCCGGCATCGTGCTTCCGGCCCATGTCGATCTGTTTGAGAAGGGCATCGCCAAGAAGCTCGACTTTTCCTATTCGGGTCCTCAGGGCGGCGCTATCGCGCGCGCCTTGAACGCCGGCAAGATCGAACTCGGCGCGATCCACACCTATATCGAACTCTTCGCGCGCTACTTCGTGGATCTGACGCCGCATGTGGCACTCACAGTCGCGCGCGCGGCGGATCATGACGGCAATCTGTATATGGGTCCGAATACCGAAGACTCGCCGTCGGTGATCGAGGCGACCGCCTTCAAAAGCGGTATCGTCATTGCCCAGGTCAATGAAGTTGTGGACAAACTGCCGCGCGTGGACGTTGCCGGTGACCGTGTCGATTTCGTTGTCGTCACGCCGAAGCCCTTCTATGTCGAGCCGCTGTTTACCCGCGACCCCGCCAATATCACCGAGACGCAGATTCTCGCGGCGATGATGGCCATCAAGGGCATCTACGCCGAATACGGCATCAAACGCCTCAATCACGGCATCGGCTATAATACTGCTGCGATCGAGTTGCTGTTGCCGACCTTCGCGGAAAAACTCGGGCTGAAGGGCAAGATCGCCACGCATTGGGCACTCAACCCACATCCGACGCTGATCCCGGCGATCGAATCCGGATGGGTGAAACAGATCCACAGCTTTGGCTCGGAAGTCGGCATGGACGCGTATATGCGCGCCCGGCCGGATATCTACTTCACCGGGCGCGATGGCTCGATGAGTTCCAATCGCATGTATTGCCAGGTCGCCGGCCTATACGCGACGGACCTCTTCATCGGCTCAACCTTGCAGATCGATTTGCAGGGCAATAGCTCGACCGTCACCACGGACCGCATCGCGGGCTTCGGCGGCGCGCCGAACATGGGCTCCGATCCGCATGGCCGCCGCCATCCCAGCGACCCTTGGCTGAAGGCGGGGCGGGAGGCGACGGACGGCGACCAGAGGCTGATGCGCGGCCGCAAGCTGGTCGTGCAGCTTGTGGAAACCTTCAGCGAAAAGATGGTGCCGGTCTTCGTCGAAAAGCTGGACAGCCTGGAACTCGCCAAGACCTTCAAGCTGGAACTCGCCCCGGTGATGATCTACGGCGATGACGTGACGCATATCATCAGCGAGGAAGGCATGGCCAATCTTCTGCTATGCCGGACGCCGGAAGAGCGTGAGCAGGCGATCCGTGGCATCGCCGGCTTCACGGAGGTCGGCCGCAAGCGCGATCATGCCATGGTCGCGAAGCTGCGCGCGCGCAAGATTATCCAGCGGCCGGAAGATCTCGGCATCAATCCGTTGGATGCGCAACGCGGGCTTTTGGCCGCGCAGTCGATCAAGGACCTCATGCATTGGTCGGGGAATCTCTATGCCCCGCCGAGCAAGTTCCGTAACTGGTAGGAGACGCGGATATGCAGACCCTGACGTTCAATCATACCGCAAAGCAGCGCCTGCCGGGTAAGAAGGACAGCGCCATCATCGGCGTCGTCGCCTCCGGCAATCTGGAAGTGCTGTTGGAGCGTGTTCTGCCCGATACCGATTGCGAAGTGATCATTGCGACGCCGGTGAAGGGCTATGACGAGACCTGGGCGGCCGTCGTCGCCGAATTCGTCGAGCGATCCTCACCAGGCGGCTTGCGCATTTCGATCAATGACGGCGGGGCGCGGCCCGACACGGTCTTTTTGCGACTGCTTCAAGGCAGCGCGCTGATGGAGGCCGAGTGATGGATCACGCTCACAGCAGTTGGCTCCAGGCGACGGCGCGCCAGCGCATTGCGGGTCTTTTGGATGCGAACAGCTTCCAGGAATTCATCGGGCCCGCCGCGCGCGTGCAGAGCCCGCATCTGCATCTGTTCGATCTGCCTTCGGCCTTTGATGACGGTGTGATCGTCGGTCGCGGCAGCCTCGACGGCACGCCCGTGCTGCTCGCGGCGCAGGAAGGTCAGTTCATGGGCGGCACCTTCGGGGAAGTCAGCGGCGCCAAGATCGTCGGTATTCTCCGTGCCGCGCGCGACCATACGGATCTGCCGCGCGTCGTGCTGCTGCTGCTCGACAGTGGTGGTGTGCGCTTGCAAGAAGCGAATGCGGGCGAACTCGCCGTGGCCGAGGTGATGCGCGCCGTGACGGAAGCCCGCCGTGCCGGCGTGGCGGTCATCGCCCTTGTCGGTGGTCGCGCCGGTGCCTTTGGTGGCGCCGGTCTAACGGCCGCGACCTGCTCGCGTATCGTCGTGTCAGAACAGGGCCGCATCAGCGTCTCGGGTCCCGAAGTCATCGAGACCAACAAGGGCGTCGAGGAATTCGACTCCCGTGACAAGGCGCTGGTCTGGAGCGTTTCGGGCGGCAAGAACCGCCGTTTGATCGGCGGCGCGGATGCCTTCACGGCCGATGCGATGGACGGGTTTCGCGCGGCGACGAAGGCTGTGCTCGCGCATGTGCCGAAGTTCGACCTCGCCACGCTTCAAGCGGAGCAGGCGCGACTTGCCGAGCGCCAGACAAGACTCGGTGGGTGTGAAGACGCGATATCGATGTGGACAATCCTCGGCATCGATCATCCCGAGGCGATCAGCGCGATGGACAATGACGCCTTCATTGCCCTCGCCAATGGCATCAAGGGAGCCAGCCATGACGCTCGATGAGATTCTCAAAAGCCTGTTCCCGACCGGGCATAATGTCACCGTCTCACAAGACGGCCTCATCACCGGCACGGCTTTGCGCAAAACCGGTGGACCCATCGCCGTCATCGGCGTGGCGAATGGCGTGGCGCTAGGAACGGCGGGCGTGTTGCCGCTGGCCGAGGCCGTGTTGCAGGTCGTCGCGGCCGGCGGCACGACGCCCATTCTCGTTCTTGTCGATACGCAGGGCCAGCTCATGGCCCGGCGGGATGAGATGCTGGGTCTGAACGAATATCTCGCCCATCTCGCCAAGTGCCTGCTGCTGGCCAGCCAGGAGGGCCATCGGACGATCGGTTTGGAATATGGCAAGGCGGCGGCGGGCGCTTTCCTCGCAACGGCGCTGGCCACGGATATGCTGATTGGCCTGCCGGGCGCGACGCCGACGGTGATGGATCTGCCCTCTGTCTCGCGCGTCACGAAGCTGCCGGTGAAAACGCTGGAGGAATTGGCCAAAACCACCTCCGTCTTCGCGCCGGGCTTGGAGCATATGGAACAAATGGGTGCGGTCGCCATCACTTGGGACCCGGCCAAGCCGTTGGACGCGCAGTTGGAGGAGGCCTTGGCCGCCGCCTCGCCGAAGGATATGCGCGATCAACTCGGTGCCGAGCGCAAAGGCCGGACCATGGCTGCGATGGTGGCGAAGCGCGTCATCGCCGAGGCGACCGGCACGCCCGCGTGACCCTGCGGCGGCACGATCTTTTGCAGGTTGCGCCTGCGGCTTGGGCCGCCATGCTCGTGCAGCATCCAGGCCTGGGCGATCTGCCTTTGGTCGCGGATTGGGCAGAACGAGGTTGGCCCGTGATCGTGCGGCGGCCGATGCCTGCGGATGCGCCGGACGCCATTCCGGCGGCCTTGCCGCTGCCACCGTGTCACGGCAAGCGCCGCGTCGCCTTTGCCTTTCCGGCGGGCGCTGAGGTGACGGCGCGACCGGCGGTCTTGTTGGGGGAGGCTGCATCATCGGCGCCCGCTTCGTGGCTGCCGGTGATCGCGGGTCTGCTCGGCCTCGGCGAACCGCGCGTCTTCGGGGCGCTGTTGTGGCAGCATCTGACCGGATTGACCTATCTCACCGAGCGATCGGATCTCGATCTGCTGTGGATGATTGGCGATCACCCGGCGGCGGATGCACTCGTGCAAGGGCTGCGGCGATTGGATGGGGCGGTGCGCCTTGACGGCGAGTTGGAACTGCCGGACGGCGTCGCCGTGAATTGGCGGGAATACGCCCAAGGCGGTGACATCCTTGCCAAATCCATGGCCGGCGTCCAAGCGCGATCCGTCGCGGGTTTGTTCGCGCCATGACCGCGCTCGCACCGCGTTTCGTCGCGCCGCTGTCGGAGGCCGTCGCGCATCAGGTGGCGCGCCTGGCGGCGGGCGCCTTGCGTGCCGAACTGGACACCTGGCCGAAACCTGGCCTCGTCAGCCATGTCGATTGCGGCAGCCATACCGACATGGACGCTGGCACCTTCCTTGCCAGCGCAACGGCGATCGAGCCCTTCTTCGCGGCGCTGGTCATCGCCGGTGCGACGGGGGCGGGCATGGACGGTTTGCGCGCCATCGGCCTGCAGGCGGAGGGCGCGATGCTGACCGCCACCGGTGGGGTCAATACCCATCGCGGCGCCATCTTCGGCCTCGGTTTGCTCTGCGCCGCAGCGGGGGCCAACGGGCGCGCATGGAACGCCGGCGCACTCTGCGCGACGGTCCGGCAACGCTGGGGGCAGGGGATTATACGCGGCCCGATTCCCCTGCGCAGCCATGGCACCGCGGCGTTGTTGCAATACGGCGCCGGCGGCGCGCGGGCACAGGCCGCTGCGGGCTTTCCGCATGCGCTGGAAATCGGGCTGCCTGCGCTGCGGTTGATGCCCGGTACCGGCAATGCCGGGCGGGTTCAGTGCTTCTTTGCCCTTCTTGCGACTGTAGAAGACACGAACTTGCTTCATCGTGGCGGTGCCGAGGGCTTACGGTTTGCGCAACAGGCGGCAGCCGGTTTTCTCGCCGCCGGCGGTGTCGCGCAACCGAATTGGCGCGACGCGGCAGAGGCCATCCACCATGCCTTCGTCGCGCGAAATCTCAGCCCGGGCGGTTGTGCGGATTTGCTGGCGATCACGCTGTTCCTCGATGCTTTGGAGCGTCATACATGACGGGCATCGCCATCCTCTGCTCGGGCCAAGGGGCGCAAAGCGCCGGTATGTTCGATCTGCTGGCCGATGCACCGGAAGCAGCCCCTGTCTTCGCAGCCGCCAAGGCCGCGCTCGGCGGGCGCGATGCGCGCGACCTCGTGCGCTCCGCGAGCAGCGCGGAAATCCACACCAATAAGGTCGGCCAAATTCTGTGTTGCACGCTCACCATGGCCGCCTGGGCAGTGATCGGCGAAGGCTTGCCGCGCCCGCTGGTCGTTGCCGGTTACAGCGTTGGGGAACTGGGCGCCTGGGGTGTCGCCGGCCTGCTGGACGCGGCGGGCGTGCTGGATCTCGCTGTGAAGCGCGCGATGGCGATGGATGCGGCGACAATCGAGCCCTCGGGCCTCGTCGCGATTCGCGGCCTACGGCGCGATGTGCTCGACCCGCTCTGTGCCGCGCTTGATGCGCATGTCGCCATCATCAACGCGCCGGACCAGATGATTGTCGGTGGCACGCAGGCATCGCTTGCGGCGGTCGTTCAAGCGGCCCAGGCCGCCGGCGCTGAGCGGACGACGATGCTGGCCGTCGCCGTCGCCTCGCATACGCCACTGCTCCGCGCTGCAAGCGATCGGTTTCGCCAGGATCTCGCGGCGACGACGTGGCCGTCGCAGATGCCGCCGGATATTCGGCTGCTGAGTGGCATCGATGGTGGGGCGGTGTTTGACGTGCCCGCGGGGCTCGACAAACTCGCCCGCCAAATCAAGCAGACGGTGGATTGGCAGGCCTGCATGGAGGCCTGCCGCGCCGCCGATGTCACGAAGATCATCGAGCTGGGACCGGGCAATGCGCTCGCCCGGATGATGGATGGCATCTTACCAGGCGCCGACGCGCATAGCCTGTCGGAGTTTCATAGTCTCGCCGGCTTCAGGCGATGGGCGGAGCGTTGATGGCGGATAACGCTGCGCTCATCCGCCCTCTATTACTCTGGCGGCGGGCTGGGCTCGGACGAAGGCGGCGCATTGCGGCGCTCGGCCATGAACTGGTCGAACTCAGCCTTGTCCTTGGCGAAGCGCAGCCGGTCGAGGAAGCCTGAGAACTCACCCTGCTCCTCCTCCAGCCGCCGCAGCGTTTCGGCGCGATATTCGTCGAAAGCGCTATTGCCGCTGGACGGTGCGGTGCGGCCGGAAAAGTTCGCTTTCCGGCCAGCCCAGGCGGCGGGTCCGCAGCCCTGAAAGCCCGATTGGCGGCCGAAGGCCCAGCGCCCCACGCGCTTGTTCCAGATCGACACGAACAGCAGCGCAAGGCCGACAGGCCACCAGATGAAGAAGCCGGTGATGGTGGCGGCGATCAGCAGCGGGCGGGAGAGCGACCAAAGGCCGAAATAGTCCAGCGGCCATCCGGTGGCCTCAGGTGGTTTTCTCGCACCATCCCAGGGTGCTTGGCCCATCCCAGGATTGCCGTAGGCACCTCGGTTCGCAGCGCCGGACATGATGTTGGTCCTATGTGAATGTAAAACACATTTACATTTATGAGCGAGATCGTCGCGGCGTCAAGGAGTTTGCGCGTCGGTTCCTATTTTCCGCCGGCGAGGCCGAGGCTTTGCAGATAGAGCAGGACCCCGGCTTCCAGCAGATCCTCAGGCGACATGGGCAGCTTCCGGCGCCCGGCATCAGCGCGGCAAAACAAGGAGGCGATGCCGTGGGACATCGCCCAGACATGCAGCGCCACCATCAGCGCCGGCGGCCGGCCGGCGCGGGTGGCCGATGCGGTCAGCGTTTCCGCCGCGTGGCGTACCACCAGAAACGCCCGGTCACTGGCGGCGAGCAGGCCGGGATGCGCCTCGGCATCGATTCGCGCCTCAAACATGGCGGCGTAGAAGGCGGGCTCGGCGCGCGCAAAGGCCAGATAGGCGCGGCCGATATTCTCGAAGGCCTGGATCGGTTCAGGTTTGCCGTCGTGCCAGGCTTGGCGCAGAGCGACAGTCAACCGCTCGTAGCCGCGCAAAGCTACCTCCGCCACCAAGGCTTCGGCGTCACGGAAGTGGCGATAGGGCGCGCCGGGGCTGACGCCCGCCCGGCGCGCGGCTTCCGCGATCGTGAAGCCCGCTGGGCCGCTTTCGGCAATCAGCGTCTGCGCCGCTTCGACCAGCGCCTCACGCAGGTTGCCGTGGTGGTAGCCGCGTCGCTGTCCGGTCCAACTCATGCGACGCGATTACGCCATGTGAGGGAAATTTACATCCCATTCGATCAGACGGCGCGCCCGATCCCATCGAGCGTCGACAGCACCTCAGGCGGCAGCGCGATCTCCGCCACGTCGAGATTCTCCTGCAGATGCCCGACCGAAGACGTGCCGGGGATCAGCAGGATATTCGGCGAGCGCTGCAGCAACCAGGCGAGGGCCACCTGCATCGGAGTCACGCCGAGGCCGCGCGCGACATCGGAAAGCGCGGTCGATTGCAGGGGCGTGAAGCCGCCGAGCGGGAAGAAGGGCACATAGGCGGTGCCGGCGGCGGCGAGTTCGTCGATCAGCGCATCATCGTCCCGGTGTGCGAGATTATAGAGATTCTGCACGCAGACGATGTCGCAGATGCGCCGCCCATCCGCGACTTGCGTGGCGGTGACGTTGCTCAACCCGATGTGGCGCACCAGGCCCTGCCGCTGCAAATCGGCGAGCACCGTCAACGGCGCCTCCAATGAGCCTTCCACGGGATGATGGGGGTTCAACATGCTGCGCAGATTGACGATCTCCAGCACATCGAGGCCCAGATTGCGGAGGTTGTCATGCACCGCCTGCGTCAGTTCCTCCTTCGACATCGCCGGGATCCAGCCGCCCTTCTCATCGCGGCGCGCGCTGATCTTGGTGACGATGACGAGATCATCGGGATAGGGATGCAGCGCCTCCCGGATGATCTGGTTGGTGACATGCGGGCCATAGAAGTCGCTGGTGTCGATGTGGTTGACGCCGCTTGCCACCGCCGCCCGCAACACCGCAAGGGCGCCATCATGGTCCTTCGGCGGCCCAAAAACACCGGGGCCGGCGAGCTGCATGGCGCCGTAGCCCATGCGCTTCACCATGCGGTCGCCGAGGGTGAAGGTACCCGCTTTGCTGATATCGGTCATGGTCATTCTCCTTGTGACTGACCGTGATGTAAGCCCTCCCACTCTGCACGATAATAAGGCATAATCGGCACAGGCTGTGCGGTAGGTCGAACAATGGCAGCGGATCTTGGTGACCTGACGGCCTTTGTGGCGGTCGCGCGCGCAGGTGGCTTTCGCGAAGGCGCGCGGCTGAGCGGCGGCAGCGCCTCCAGCCTCAGCGAGGCCGTGCGTCGGCTCGAAGACCGGCTCGGCGTCCGCCTGCTCAACCGCACAACGCGCAGC
This window encodes:
- a CDS encoding GNAT family N-acetyltransferase; translation: MPVSPSFFIVLLVPCGGTGVHRAPARVAATCQDGHIWRMTTRYGLEIRAATGAEAPGLAELLAAGGHAVAPRLLADRLDAIRQGAGTALVALEWGPPSGVIVLHWYQTLEAALPVALITTLLVAPEARRRGIGRMLVKAAAQAARVAGCGALELAALPDQTELEAFCRATGFIEAGPRYQRVLRKNATL
- a CDS encoding helicase-related protein, producing the protein MINFSPAEAAIEAANLTVETHEMARLERLVARRLPADREAVRDALCELRRKGWVSRLYDTSQREGRYWVLREDAVAAAAGIQDPAVDDATLREALDAVMLTRLRGFAAEPGQALDLALTELFDSGGRILTAPQHEALAQTVARAFDLLPDAPFVLAALRDEEVRRRERRDAETAARAGRREEVQRLRDWERSLVEFKDVPALLGCTMKEALRWIAANRLPVARRIPQKGGERWEFDPVALAPLRVEIARWRQEEQGPQIGIGGGIGAPAIRSGKAANAAIARVAALDRYAAHFSTARAIERRITLVTGPTNSGKSHLALDRLAGATSGLALAPLRLLAHEFREALATRGVVASLATGEERITEPGSRHLAATVEMCPLHNPVEVAIVDEAQMLYDPDRGAAWTAAIMGAPAHHVFVLGAPDCAPMVRRIAALCGDPLDEITLLRKGPLVAASEAVPLASLGVGDAVVAFSRREVLDLRAALQAKGKRVAVVYGALSPEVRRAEAARFNSGEADILVATDAIGMGLNLNIRRVVFGALRKFDGTQSRDLLAQEVKQIGGRAGRYGKHETGIVAVLAGAGSPSFVRQMLAAPMAEPGDLRPLVQPDADIVRAVAAEIGSDSLFGVLARIRRAVLRRDDPNYRLADMSQAFAVATALEGVAGLDLQQRWTYAMCPIDERDHGIPRLATWAAEHGAGRAVPPPSTGRLPPPERASREELERAEKRHKRLVAWRWLALRFPDAYPEHAEAEALTAQLDTWIEAVLRQQRRTKGTSNM
- a CDS encoding AEC family transporter, which encodes MLKIILDALVPVFFGMGLGYIGGWTRDLDNKHVGELNALVMDFAVPAAIFATVVQASRSTLFQQLPLAGILSLSMVILYVLTYVMVRRVWHVPAGEASVQALTTSLPNYASAGLPLIAALLGAAHLVSVAVAIACGSIVVSPITLIILSRSSQKPGQGSIGQAFLATFKKPIVLAPLIAVAFVLTGVGLPEPLQRSFSLMGQVGGGAALFLTGLILSAQKVRLSGSVSLQTLFANVAHPLLAAGLAWIFAVSPLTAREAIVLSALPVGFFGILFGLRFGVASDVVGTTLIASTLLSAVTLAAAIYFTAGMG
- the mdcA gene encoding malonate decarboxylase subunit alpha, yielding MAEWQTERTARDARLAAGKVFAKGKMVAPADVTKLLEAVIRTGDRVCLEGDNQKQADFLAEALVKVDVARIHDLHIVQSGIVLPAHVDLFEKGIAKKLDFSYSGPQGGAIARALNAGKIELGAIHTYIELFARYFVDLTPHVALTVARAADHDGNLYMGPNTEDSPSVIEATAFKSGIVIAQVNEVVDKLPRVDVAGDRVDFVVVTPKPFYVEPLFTRDPANITETQILAAMMAIKGIYAEYGIKRLNHGIGYNTAAIELLLPTFAEKLGLKGKIATHWALNPHPTLIPAIESGWVKQIHSFGSEVGMDAYMRARPDIYFTGRDGSMSSNRMYCQVAGLYATDLFIGSTLQIDLQGNSSTVTTDRIAGFGGAPNMGSDPHGRRHPSDPWLKAGREATDGDQRLMRGRKLVVQLVETFSEKMVPVFVEKLDSLELAKTFKLELAPVMIYGDDVTHIISEEGMANLLLCRTPEEREQAIRGIAGFTEVGRKRDHAMVAKLRARKIIQRPEDLGINPLDAQRGLLAAQSIKDLMHWSGNLYAPPSKFRNW
- the mdcC gene encoding malonate decarboxylase acyl carrier protein, which translates into the protein MQTLTFNHTAKQRLPGKKDSAIIGVVASGNLEVLLERVLPDTDCEVIIATPVKGYDETWAAVVAEFVERSSPGGLRISINDGGARPDTVFLRLLQGSALMEAE
- a CDS encoding biotin-independent malonate decarboxylase subunit beta, whose protein sequence is MDHAHSSWLQATARQRIAGLLDANSFQEFIGPAARVQSPHLHLFDLPSAFDDGVIVGRGSLDGTPVLLAAQEGQFMGGTFGEVSGAKIVGILRAARDHTDLPRVVLLLLDSGGVRLQEANAGELAVAEVMRAVTEARRAGVAVIALVGGRAGAFGGAGLTAATCSRIVVSEQGRISVSGPEVIETNKGVEEFDSRDKALVWSVSGGKNRRLIGGADAFTADAMDGFRAATKAVLAHVPKFDLATLQAEQARLAERQTRLGGCEDAISMWTILGIDHPEAISAMDNDAFIALANGIKGASHDAR